The following DNA comes from Verrucomicrobiota bacterium.
GCTGATCGCAGGCAGGTGCTTTAGTGCATGTGCGGGCGTTCCCCCGGGGTTGAGATTCCCTGCCAGCTTTACACCTATCAGACCGTATAAACGGTCTTGGCCCAACGGGCCGAGAGACGGTTTGATGGCCTGAAGGGCCAAAGGAACATAGCCCAGGGTTTACCCTGGGAAGGCGTTTTTCCCTCGATCGAGCCCTGAAGGGGCGGCGGAAAGCGTTGCCGTCGGGTTCTGCCGCCCCTTCAGGGCTCGATCGTGATTTGACGGTTATGCAGGGTAAACCCTGGGCTAAGTTCTCTTGGCCCTTCGGGCCGTAAGGCGGTGGCGCTATTGCAAATTACTTGCAAAATGGCCGTGGCCCTCTACGCTTTTTTGCGTGAGGTTTGCGCTGCTGGTTTGCTGCTGCCTTTTGGTTTCTAAGCCTGCGGGCCGGGCGGAGGCCGGCTTTAGAGTGGCCTCGTTTTCGACGGTGCTCAGCGAGGTGGCGGAAAGGGTCGGGGGCGAGCACGTGACGGTGGCAGCGCTCGTTAAACCCGGCATTGACCCGCACGAATACCAGCCGACGCCGGGCGACCTCGCCCAGGCAAGCGACGCCCGGCTCATTCTCATTTCGGGCAAAGGGCTGGAGAATTACCTCGACAAGATCGAACAGGTCACCGGCGGCAAGGTCGAGGTATTGGCGGTGGGTGATCAACTGCCTTCGCTGACCCTTAGACCCGGCGATCAAACGGGCAGCGCAGGCGCCCCCGCCCTGGATCCGCACTGGTGGAACAGCGTTCCCAACATGATCCGGGCCGCCGGGGTTGTTGCGGACGGTTTTGCGCGGCTCGATCCTGCGCACGCCGCGGATTACGAACGGAACGCGTCGGCGTACCGCGCCGACCTGTCCGCGCTGGATAAAGAACTGAGGCGGAAGATTACTCAACTGCCGCGAGACCGCCGGATCCTGGTCACGTCGCACGATGCGTTCCAATATTTCGCGGCGACCTACGGGTTTACGATCGCCAGCATCGAAGGGGTGAGCACCGAGACCGAGCCGTCGAACAAACACGTGAGCGAACTGATTGAGGAGATCAAGCGGCGCGGGGTCAAGGCCATCTTCCTGGAGAGCACGCTCAACCCCAAGGTCAGCCGGGAAATTACCCGTGAAACCGGCGCAACTATCGGCGGTACATTGTACGCCGACGGGTTAGGGGAGGCAGACGCGGCAACGTACGCCGGCATGATGCGCCACAATGTGGATACCATCGTCGACGGGTTGAAATAAATGCGAGGAGCCCCGTTAATTGAGGCGTTGGTTGCATTGGGGGCGCTGCTGTTGCTGGCCCTGCCGATCCGGGAGCTGACGGCGCGGTCCCGGTCGAAGCCTGCGCCGGCCGTACAGGCGGCTCCGGACAGATCGGTGCGCCTTGAAATAACAGGAACGGCCTCTGCATTCGAATTCAACGTCAGTTACCTCGGCCGGGAGATCTGGTCGGGGACAGG
Coding sequences within:
- a CDS encoding zinc ABC transporter substrate-binding protein — encoded protein: MRFALLVCCCLLVSKPAGRAEAGFRVASFSTVLSEVAERVGGEHVTVAALVKPGIDPHEYQPTPGDLAQASDARLILISGKGLENYLDKIEQVTGGKVEVLAVGDQLPSLTLRPGDQTGSAGAPALDPHWWNSVPNMIRAAGVVADGFARLDPAHAADYERNASAYRADLSALDKELRRKITQLPRDRRILVTSHDAFQYFAATYGFTIASIEGVSTETEPSNKHVSELIEEIKRRGVKAIFLESTLNPKVSREITRETGATIGGTLYADGLGEADAATYAGMMRHNVDTIVDGLK